A stretch of the Porifericola rhodea genome encodes the following:
- a CDS encoding STAS/SEC14 domain-containing protein — protein sequence MKNTCLVSIKHHERYYLIFTFQGILTAKEATKAITEWKKLFEEKKNEKFTLIFHALEMTDYEPLARTSWQKTIVELSGQIENIWVVTTSKLIMAGAKIMSMFTSFSIKTVSTEDKVYQYYAEQAA from the coding sequence ATGAAGAATACATGTTTAGTCTCTATAAAGCACCATGAGAGGTACTACCTTATTTTTACATTTCAGGGTATTTTGACGGCCAAGGAGGCTACTAAAGCGATTACGGAATGGAAAAAACTATTTGAGGAAAAGAAAAACGAAAAGTTTACGCTCATTTTCCATGCGTTAGAAATGACAGATTATGAGCCTCTGGCCAGGACATCATGGCAAAAAACTATAGTAGAGCTTAGTGGTCAGATTGAAAATATATGGGTAGTCACTACTTCTAAACTAATTATGGCAGGCGCAAAAATTATGAGCATGTTTACCTCTTTTAGCATTAAAACGGTAAGCACCGAGGATAAGGTGTATCAGTATTACGCTGAACAGGCTGCATAA
- a CDS encoding ferritin-like domain-containing protein → MKKKRIKISLSTPAGEGATNRRQFIKMGGASLAIGGLLLTGCEDDDDMMPNQPDDDSEVFDLGSGDVGVLNYAYALEQLEADFYTRVTNNFYVGITAEEEQVLTDLYHHEVIHREFFRTAITAAVSDASEVLPDLEFDYGNLDFSNRDAVLATAKALEDTGVAAYNGAGKLITTPDYLLIAGKIVSVEARHAAAIRSLINPDSADFAGDDVVDPATGLDVAKAPSEVLPIAGQFITTEFTANNLPSS, encoded by the coding sequence ATGAAAAAGAAAAGGATTAAAATATCACTTTCTACGCCTGCTGGTGAAGGCGCAACCAACCGAAGACAATTTATTAAAATGGGTGGAGCCTCCCTGGCTATTGGTGGCCTTCTGCTAACAGGCTGCGAGGATGATGACGATATGATGCCCAACCAGCCCGATGACGATAGCGAAGTATTTGATCTGGGTAGTGGTGATGTAGGTGTGCTCAACTATGCCTATGCTCTGGAGCAACTAGAGGCTGACTTTTATACTCGTGTAACTAATAATTTTTATGTTGGTATTACTGCCGAAGAAGAGCAGGTACTTACAGACCTTTATCACCACGAAGTGATCCATCGCGAATTTTTTAGAACTGCTATTACCGCTGCAGTAAGTGACGCCTCGGAGGTGCTTCCTGATCTGGAATTTGACTACGGAAACCTTGACTTTAGCAACCGAGATGCCGTACTGGCTACTGCCAAAGCATTAGAAGATACCGGAGTAGCAGCTTATAATGGAGCAGGCAAGCTAATTACCACTCCTGACTACCTATTAATAGCAGGTAAAATAGTCTCTGTAGAGGCACGCCATGCTGCGGCCATTCGTAGTCTGATCAACCCGGACTCTGCCGACTTTGCCGGAGATGATGTGGTAGATCCTGCCACTGGCCTTGATGTGGCTAAAGCCCCTTCAGAAGTGCTCCCCATTGCTGGACAATTTATCACTACAGAATTTACTGCTAACAACTTACCCTCCTCATAA
- a CDS encoding ferritin-like domain-containing protein — MNIINFLDHFTSEELSAKKEVQRAVSRRQAFTQMGSLSKKLAMAAAPLGAVMLSSKKAVAQSTNSSVQALQLALTLEYLEDEFYRKALESGVVPAGTRAEKVYMQISKHEAAHVEFLKAGLGDNVVDKPAFDFTAGGVFDPFNEGGIGQPTAYAQLLALAQAFEDTGVRAYKGQAAKLMDTPELLTAALQIHSVEARHASEIRRLRGLKGWIVQNNRGEGMPEATQAVYNGEEVVSQVGYDTAQEFGADAGTEAYDEPLSGEDATAIASLFIVS; from the coding sequence ATGAATATCATAAATTTTTTAGACCATTTTACAAGCGAAGAACTATCTGCAAAAAAGGAAGTGCAGCGTGCTGTATCTCGTCGCCAGGCATTTACCCAAATGGGTAGCCTGAGCAAAAAGTTAGCAATGGCCGCCGCTCCTCTGGGAGCAGTTATGCTGTCTTCTAAAAAAGCAGTCGCGCAAAGTACTAATAGTTCTGTGCAGGCTTTACAGCTAGCACTTACCCTGGAGTACCTGGAAGATGAATTTTACCGCAAAGCACTAGAGTCTGGAGTAGTTCCGGCAGGTACCAGAGCAGAAAAAGTGTACATGCAAATCTCTAAGCATGAGGCGGCCCATGTAGAGTTTTTAAAAGCAGGGCTAGGAGATAATGTAGTAGATAAGCCTGCTTTTGACTTTACGGCGGGTGGCGTATTTGACCCTTTTAACGAAGGAGGCATAGGCCAGCCTACGGCTTACGCCCAGCTACTCGCTTTAGCGCAGGCCTTTGAAGATACAGGAGTACGCGCCTACAAAGGGCAGGCTGCTAAGCTTATGGATACTCCGGAATTACTTACCGCAGCTTTGCAGATACATTCAGTAGAGGCAAGACATGCTTCAGAGATTCGTCGTTTAAGAGGGCTCAAAGGGTGGATTGTACAAAACAATCGTGGAGAGGGAATGCCCGAAGCTACACAGGCTGTGTACAATGGCGAAGAAGTAGTAAGCCAGGTTGGTTATGATACGGCTCAGGAGTTTGGTGCCGATGCGGGTACTGAGGCTTACGACGAGCCACTCTCCGGCGAGGATGCAACGGCCATTGCCAGCCTGTTTATTGTGAGCTAA
- a CDS encoding twin-arginine translocase TatA/TatE family subunit — protein sequence MDTILLFVGGLGGWEIFLILAIIMVFFGAKKIPQIAKGMGQGIREYKSAISGLDEKETKDS from the coding sequence ATGGATACTATACTATTATTTGTAGGAGGACTGGGAGGATGGGAGATCTTTCTGATTCTGGCTATAATCATGGTGTTTTTTGGTGCCAAGAAAATCCCTCAGATTGCCAAAGGCATGGGGCAGGGCATCAGAGAATATAAATCGGCCATTAGTGGCCTGGACGAAAAAGAAACCAAGGACTCATGA
- a CDS encoding GyrI-like domain-containing protein: protein MHLYIEKIPGILLVGHCMQTSHQEEQTTTLWQGFMPRRKEISELSSSDLYSVEEYDEDFFLNYAPDRKFNKWAACPVKRIVALPQGMVSITIPAGLYARVHYQGKGSEAASVYQSFFQTWLPASGYMLDNRPHFARMGEKYKNEDLTSEEDLFFPIRKT from the coding sequence ATGCATCTTTATATAGAGAAAATACCGGGAATCTTATTAGTAGGCCATTGTATGCAGACGTCACATCAAGAGGAGCAGACTACTACGCTCTGGCAGGGCTTTATGCCTCGCAGAAAAGAAATTAGTGAGCTGAGTAGCTCTGATTTATATTCGGTGGAGGAGTACGATGAGGATTTCTTTCTTAACTATGCTCCGGATCGCAAATTTAATAAATGGGCAGCCTGCCCGGTTAAACGCATAGTGGCACTACCCCAGGGCATGGTTTCAATTACTATTCCTGCTGGCTTATACGCCAGAGTGCATTATCAGGGTAAAGGAAGTGAAGCAGCTTCGGTTTACCAGTCTTTCTTCCAGACTTGGCTTCCTGCTTCAGGCTATATGCTGGATAACCGGCCTCACTTTGCCCGTATGGGAGAGAAGTACAAAAACGAAGATCTGACGTCTGAAGAAGATCTGTTTTTTCCTATCCGCAAAACCTAG
- a CDS encoding DinB family protein — protein MENSSTQEAAVAPQFISPQQLLQHWQGHRRLTRRTIEAFPEEAFFTHTIGGMRPFAAIVMELIGMATPGMRGLVTGKWQKAEDVFKEQLMPKTKAEVLAMWDEATEEIDRLWAQLKPSRFQEIDEAFGEYKDHNYATLLYFIDNEVHHRGQGFVYLRSLEIAPPNFWER, from the coding sequence ATGGAAAACAGTAGTACACAAGAAGCAGCAGTAGCCCCTCAATTCATCAGCCCGCAACAGCTATTACAACACTGGCAGGGCCATCGTCGCCTTACCCGCCGTACGATAGAGGCTTTTCCAGAAGAAGCTTTTTTTACGCATACCATAGGCGGTATGCGCCCGTTTGCAGCCATAGTTATGGAACTGATTGGTATGGCAACCCCAGGTATGAGAGGTCTGGTAACAGGCAAATGGCAAAAGGCAGAAGATGTGTTTAAAGAGCAGCTTATGCCCAAAACCAAAGCAGAAGTATTGGCAATGTGGGATGAAGCTACTGAAGAGATAGACCGCCTGTGGGCACAGCTAAAGCCTAGCCGTTTTCAGGAAATAGACGAAGCTTTTGGCGAATATAAAGACCATAACTATGCTACTTTGCTGTACTTTATAGATAATGAAGTACACCACAGAGGGCAGGGCTTTGTGTATTTGCGTTCGTTGGAGATTGCCCCTCCAAATTTTTGGGAAAGGTAA
- a CDS encoding M42 family metallopeptidase has protein sequence MNQSSKEFLVKYLNNASPTGFESSGQQLWLDYIKPYTDNYFTDVYGSAVAVINPDAKYKVVIEAHADEISWFVNFITEEGYIYVRRNGGSDHQIAPSKRVNIHTKKGIVKGVFGWPAIHVRDNKSEEAPSLKNIFIDCGCSSKDEVLEKGIHVGSVITFEDDFTELNDRYFVGRALDNRIGGFMIAEVAKRLKENQQQLPFGLYVVNAVQEEIGLRGAQMIAQRIKPDVAIITDVCHDTASPMYNKIVSGDLKAGLGPVLTYGPAVQNNLLDMIIEVAEGKEVPFQRASASRATGTDTDAFAYSNEGVASALISLPLKYMHTTVEMAHQEDVENVINLMYEFLLQLPNEHDFRYIK, from the coding sequence ATGAATCAGAGTAGTAAAGAGTTTTTAGTAAAATATTTAAATAATGCCTCACCTACCGGTTTTGAATCATCAGGACAGCAACTTTGGTTAGATTATATTAAACCTTATACCGATAATTATTTTACCGATGTATATGGTTCTGCTGTAGCGGTAATTAACCCTGATGCTAAATACAAAGTAGTTATTGAAGCCCATGCCGATGAGATTAGCTGGTTCGTAAACTTTATCACTGAAGAGGGGTACATCTATGTGCGCCGTAACGGGGGCTCCGACCACCAGATCGCTCCTTCTAAAAGAGTGAATATTCATACAAAAAAAGGCATCGTAAAAGGAGTGTTTGGCTGGCCCGCCATTCATGTAAGAGATAATAAAAGCGAAGAAGCGCCCTCTCTTAAAAATATTTTCATAGACTGCGGATGCAGCTCCAAAGACGAGGTTCTGGAGAAGGGTATACACGTAGGTTCAGTCATTACCTTTGAAGATGACTTTACTGAACTTAACGATCGCTACTTTGTAGGCCGGGCGCTGGATAACCGTATTGGTGGTTTTATGATAGCTGAGGTTGCCAAACGCCTGAAAGAAAATCAGCAGCAGCTACCTTTCGGCCTTTATGTAGTTAATGCGGTGCAGGAAGAGATTGGCCTGCGTGGTGCACAAATGATTGCCCAACGCATTAAGCCGGATGTGGCCATTATCACGGATGTGTGCCACGATACCGCATCGCCTATGTACAATAAAATAGTAAGTGGCGACCTTAAAGCAGGTTTAGGTCCTGTGCTTACTTACGGCCCTGCGGTGCAGAATAACCTACTGGATATGATTATAGAAGTAGCCGAGGGTAAAGAAGTCCCTTTTCAGAGAGCTTCTGCCTCCAGAGCCACAGGTACAGATACCGATGCCTTTGCGTATTCTAACGAAGGAGTAGCTTCAGCGCTCATCTCTTTACCTCTAAAATACATGCACACTACAGTAGAGATGGCCCATCAGGAGGATGTAGAAAACGTAATTAATCTGATGTACGAATTCTTACTGCAACTACCTAATGAGCACGATTTCAGGTATATTAAATAA
- a CDS encoding toxin-antitoxin system YwqK family antitoxin, with product MTRLLLVFSTLIFIYSASPGYAQTSSPEQEPAPLDTAGQFILDPTTKVPLTINLEAEEEEEEKEVEKKEKKRKKNVFYDEKTRKGYAESGYGQGTVIELFHYLKEYEDPNPYVRDIYWYDTNRKQIRSTRNIKEDKAQILHGPYKKMTDEGEILEEGIFYKGTKHGRWTRYNKNYILLDKEKYSKGWPRDSEITYYDEEKRTKLKEVIPIEYGAKEGYYYYFHESGQVAVEGEYQQGNKVGLWTEYYDFKNRLPKKQIKYPEDPFDETPPYTTKEWTPEGKVVYEKK from the coding sequence ATGACACGTCTGTTATTAGTTTTCAGTACTCTTATATTTATTTATTCCGCCAGTCCGGGCTATGCACAAACTTCTAGCCCGGAGCAGGAGCCAGCTCCCTTAGATACAGCAGGTCAGTTTATTCTTGACCCTACTACTAAGGTCCCGCTTACTATTAATCTGGAGGCTGAGGAAGAAGAGGAGGAAAAAGAGGTTGAAAAGAAGGAGAAGAAACGTAAAAAGAATGTCTTCTACGATGAAAAAACTCGTAAAGGTTACGCGGAATCCGGTTATGGTCAGGGGACTGTAATTGAGCTGTTTCACTATCTGAAAGAGTACGAAGACCCCAACCCTTATGTGAGAGATATCTATTGGTATGATACCAACCGTAAACAGATACGCTCTACCCGCAATATCAAAGAAGATAAAGCCCAGATACTTCATGGGCCTTACAAAAAAATGACCGACGAAGGAGAAATTCTGGAAGAGGGTATATTTTATAAAGGTACCAAACACGGTCGCTGGACGCGCTACAACAAAAATTACATTTTGCTGGATAAAGAAAAATACTCTAAAGGCTGGCCTCGGGATTCTGAAATAACCTATTACGACGAAGAGAAGCGCACAAAGCTAAAAGAGGTAATTCCTATTGAGTATGGCGCAAAAGAAGGCTACTACTACTACTTTCATGAAAGTGGGCAGGTAGCGGTAGAAGGTGAGTATCAGCAAGGCAATAAAGTAGGGTTGTGGACAGAGTATTATGACTTTAAGAACCGACTGCCCAAAAAGCAGATCAAATATCCTGAAGATCCTTTTGACGAGACGCCTCCCTATACCACAAAAGAGTGGACCCCTGAGGGTAAGGTGGTTTATGAGAAAAAATAA
- a CDS encoding cupin domain-containing protein, with product MEKNAQYWIDHLDMQPHPEGGYYTETYRSAAKVENLDRPYSTAIYFLLLEDKFSAFHRIRSDEMWHFYAGNPIEVLVLEENGALNVSWLGNNPERGEQFQLVVPAGLWFASRMARPTSYGLVGCTVAPGFDFRDFEMAKRSDLIKQYPQHSQIIEELTYPKEL from the coding sequence ATGGAAAAAAACGCACAGTACTGGATTGATCACCTGGATATGCAGCCTCACCCTGAAGGAGGTTACTACACAGAAACTTACCGCTCTGCTGCAAAGGTAGAGAATCTGGATAGACCCTACAGTACAGCAATCTACTTTCTATTGCTGGAAGATAAGTTTTCTGCTTTTCATCGTATCCGCTCCGATGAGATGTGGCATTTTTATGCCGGCAACCCTATAGAAGTACTTGTATTAGAAGAGAATGGTGCACTCAATGTAAGCTGGCTGGGCAATAACCCTGAGAGAGGGGAGCAGTTTCAACTTGTAGTGCCTGCTGGCTTATGGTTTGCCTCCCGTATGGCCAGACCCACCTCTTACGGATTAGTAGGCTGTACGGTAGCTCCAGGCTTTGATTTTAGAGATTTTGAAATGGCAAAGCGTAGCGACCTGATCAAACAATACCCTCAGCATAGCCAGATTATAGAAGAACTGACCTACCCCAAAGAATTGTAA
- a CDS encoding YraN family protein, with product MRTPAQHTGDSGEKMAAKFLEKKGFRIVAQNYRYRRAEVDLIALKENLIVFVEVKTRRSSAFGHPEDFVDEHKAEHILNAADNYVHEHNWQGDIRFDVISILTHPLLDIKHIEDAFY from the coding sequence ATGAGAACCCCTGCCCAACATACCGGTGACTCCGGCGAAAAGATGGCCGCTAAGTTTCTAGAAAAGAAAGGCTTCCGTATTGTTGCACAAAACTATCGCTACCGTAGGGCGGAGGTAGATCTTATAGCCCTTAAAGAAAACTTAATAGTTTTTGTAGAAGTGAAGACCCGACGATCTTCAGCCTTTGGCCACCCCGAAGACTTTGTAGACGAACATAAAGCGGAGCATATCCTCAATGCCGCAGACAATTATGTACATGAGCACAACTGGCAGGGCGATATACGTTTTGATGTCATCTCCATACTCACTCACCCACTTCTGGACATTAAGCATATAGAAGATGCTTTTTATTAG
- the pgi gene encoding glucose-6-phosphate isomerase, whose amino-acid sequence MLPNVNPTQTSAWKKLSAHFAQLKGVHMKELFNNDAERFEQFSAKFEDILLDYSKNRITQQTLDLLLELAEECKLKDAITAMFSGDHINQTEGRAVLHTALRNQSDKPVMVDGKDVMPEVNEVLQRMKVFSEQLISGTWKGYSGKAITDIVNIGIGGSDLGPVMVTEALKHYQVPNIKAHFVSNVDGTHIAETLKGLDAETTLFIIASKTFTTQETMTNAESAKKWFLDNGGNQEGVKKHFIALSTSKDKVEAFGIDAANMFGFWDWVGGRYSLWSAIGMPIACTIGFARFEELLAGAHAMDKHFQEAALENNLPVILALIGIWYNNFFEAESEAILPYDQYMHRFAAYFQQGNMESNGKYVDRSGNKADYQTGPIIWGEPGTNGQHAFYQLIHQGTKLIPCDFLAPAQTLNPVGDHHEKLLANFFAQPEALMNGKTKAEVEAELEQQGLSAEEIAKLAPYKVFEGNRPTNSILFKKLTPRTLGSLIAMYEHKIFVQGVIWNIFSFDQWGVELGKQLAKNILPELESEEQVNSHDASTNGLINAYKAMRK is encoded by the coding sequence ATGCTACCCAACGTCAATCCTACCCAAACCTCAGCCTGGAAAAAACTAAGTGCTCATTTTGCGCAGCTTAAAGGTGTTCATATGAAAGAGCTCTTTAATAACGATGCTGAACGGTTTGAGCAGTTTTCTGCTAAGTTTGAGGATATACTACTGGACTACTCTAAAAACAGAATCACCCAGCAAACGCTTGATCTGCTGCTGGAACTCGCTGAAGAATGTAAGCTAAAAGATGCGATTACCGCTATGTTTAGCGGAGATCATATCAACCAGACTGAGGGGCGGGCGGTGCTTCATACTGCTCTGCGAAATCAGTCAGATAAGCCGGTTATGGTAGATGGTAAAGATGTAATGCCCGAGGTTAATGAGGTATTACAGCGTATGAAGGTATTCAGCGAACAGTTGATTAGCGGAACGTGGAAAGGCTATAGTGGAAAAGCCATTACCGATATTGTAAATATAGGCATTGGAGGGTCGGACCTTGGCCCTGTAATGGTTACTGAAGCACTCAAACACTATCAGGTACCTAATATTAAAGCTCATTTTGTGTCTAATGTGGATGGTACTCATATTGCAGAAACCCTGAAAGGATTAGATGCTGAAACTACCCTTTTTATTATCGCCTCTAAAACTTTTACCACCCAGGAGACCATGACCAATGCAGAGTCTGCCAAAAAATGGTTTTTAGACAATGGTGGTAATCAGGAAGGTGTAAAAAAACATTTTATTGCTCTCTCTACCAGCAAAGATAAAGTGGAAGCATTTGGCATAGATGCTGCCAATATGTTTGGCTTTTGGGACTGGGTCGGTGGACGCTACTCGCTCTGGTCGGCTATAGGTATGCCTATCGCCTGCACCATAGGTTTTGCGCGTTTTGAAGAACTGCTTGCTGGTGCTCATGCTATGGATAAGCATTTTCAGGAGGCTGCTTTAGAAAATAACTTACCAGTAATTTTGGCATTGATTGGTATCTGGTATAATAACTTCTTTGAAGCAGAGTCGGAAGCTATTTTACCTTATGATCAGTACATGCATCGTTTTGCTGCCTATTTCCAGCAGGGTAATATGGAGAGCAATGGTAAATATGTAGACCGTAGCGGAAATAAGGCGGATTACCAAACCGGGCCTATTATCTGGGGCGAACCGGGTACCAATGGCCAGCATGCCTTTTATCAGCTTATACACCAGGGTACCAAACTTATTCCCTGCGATTTTCTTGCGCCTGCACAGACCCTCAATCCTGTAGGAGACCACCACGAGAAGCTACTGGCCAACTTCTTTGCTCAGCCGGAAGCACTTATGAATGGCAAAACAAAGGCAGAAGTAGAAGCAGAATTAGAGCAGCAGGGACTTAGTGCAGAAGAAATAGCCAAACTAGCGCCTTATAAAGTATTTGAAGGCAACCGTCCTACCAACTCTATACTCTTTAAAAAATTGACACCTCGTACATTGGGTAGTCTGATTGCCATGTATGAGCACAAAATTTTTGTGCAGGGCGTTATCTGGAATATTTTTAGTTTCGACCAGTGGGGAGTTGAATTGGGCAAGCAACTGGCTAAAAACATTCTGCCTGAGCTGGAAAGCGAAGAGCAGGTGAACAGCCATGATGCCTCTACGAACGGATTAATAAACGCTTACAAAGCAATGAGAAAGTAA
- a CDS encoding type I phosphomannose isomerase catalytic subunit has protein sequence MTALYPLKFRTIFKDKLWGGKKIKTILNKDFGPLPNCGETWEISGVEGNISEVAEGALAGKDLKSLIQEYQGELVGNKVYNKFQDEFPLLVKFIDANDDLSIQVHPDDKLAKERHNSFGKTEMWYIFQADEGSKLISGFNQPMSKEKYLEAFNAGKLTDILNQEPVQADDVFFLPAGRVHTIGKGLLLAEIQQTSDITYRIYDFDRTDAEGNARELHVEEALDAIDYQHYDSYKTDYEPQLNKPVKLVSCPYFETFRIEANQAIERNYQELDSFVIYVCMEGEAEIMADGKGYSMKKGDSYLIPASIKHTKLTTSSSFKMLESFVPQEK, from the coding sequence ATGACAGCATTATATCCTCTTAAGTTTAGAACCATCTTTAAAGACAAGCTCTGGGGTGGGAAAAAAATCAAAACTATCCTTAATAAAGATTTTGGGCCACTACCCAATTGTGGAGAAACCTGGGAAATCTCAGGGGTGGAAGGTAACATCTCTGAAGTAGCAGAGGGTGCCTTAGCTGGAAAAGACTTAAAATCTTTAATACAAGAGTACCAGGGAGAACTGGTAGGTAACAAAGTTTACAACAAGTTTCAGGATGAGTTTCCTTTGCTTGTCAAGTTTATAGATGCCAATGACGATCTGTCTATACAAGTGCATCCGGATGATAAACTGGCAAAAGAACGCCATAACTCATTTGGCAAAACAGAAATGTGGTACATCTTTCAGGCGGATGAAGGATCTAAGCTCATTAGCGGTTTCAACCAGCCTATGAGCAAAGAAAAATACCTGGAGGCTTTTAATGCGGGTAAGTTAACGGATATTCTTAACCAGGAACCGGTGCAGGCAGACGATGTGTTCTTTTTGCCGGCTGGTAGAGTACATACTATCGGAAAGGGGCTCCTTCTGGCAGAAATTCAACAGACTTCTGATATTACATACCGTATCTATGATTTTGACCGTACTGATGCAGAAGGTAATGCGCGTGAGCTACATGTAGAGGAAGCTCTTGACGCCATAGACTATCAGCATTATGATTCGTACAAGACAGACTATGAGCCTCAGCTAAATAAACCCGTAAAGCTTGTATCTTGCCCATACTTCGAGACATTCAGGATAGAAGCAAATCAGGCCATTGAAAGGAACTATCAGGAGCTGGATTCATTTGTAATATACGTATGTATGGAAGGCGAAGCAGAAATTATGGCTGATGGCAAAGGCTATAGTATGAAAAAAGGTGACTCTTACCTGATTCCTGCAAGCATTAAGCATACAAAGCTAACTACCAGCTCAAGTTTTAAGATGCTGGAGTCTTTTGTACCTCAGGAGAAATAA
- the lipB gene encoding lipoyl(octanoyl) transferase LipB, with amino-acid sequence MNTKQNKQVNFQHLGLIDYQEAWDYQEKLFAETIALKIQNRKLPENEQQLTPNYLLFCQHPHVYTLGKSGQQEHLLLSEQALVEKNARYYKINRGGDITYHGPGQIVAYPLLDLDNFFTDIHRYLRYLEEAVILTLSDYGLEAGRIDGLTGVWLDHVAQKNPRKICAMGVKSSRWVTMHGLAFNVNTDLQYFEYIVPCGISDKAVTSLEKELGSPQNIEEVETRLKQHLANLFEMDLVAKKPAAL; translated from the coding sequence ATGAACACTAAGCAAAACAAGCAGGTAAATTTTCAACATCTCGGTCTGATTGATTATCAGGAGGCCTGGGATTATCAGGAAAAGCTATTTGCCGAAACCATAGCGCTCAAAATTCAGAATCGTAAGCTGCCGGAGAACGAACAGCAGCTTACACCAAATTATCTGCTTTTTTGCCAGCACCCCCACGTATATACACTTGGCAAAAGTGGGCAGCAGGAGCATCTGCTTCTTAGTGAGCAGGCACTGGTAGAGAAAAATGCCCGCTATTATAAAATTAACCGTGGTGGTGATATAACTTATCATGGCCCCGGACAGATTGTTGCCTACCCCCTGCTAGATCTGGATAACTTCTTTACAGACATTCATCGCTATCTCCGTTATCTTGAAGAAGCTGTAATCCTTACCCTGTCTGATTATGGACTGGAAGCCGGACGTATAGATGGCCTCACGGGCGTATGGCTGGACCATGTAGCGCAAAAGAACCCACGGAAAATCTGTGCTATGGGTGTAAAATCCAGCCGCTGGGTTACTATGCATGGGCTCGCATTTAACGTAAATACAGACTTGCAGTATTTTGAGTATATAGTACCCTGCGGCATCAGTGATAAGGCAGTTACCTCTTTGGAAAAAGAACTGGGAAGCCCACAAAATATAGAAGAAGTAGAAACCAGACTAAAGCAGCATCTGGCCAATCTTTTTGAAATGGATCTGGTAGCCAAGAAGCCAGCAGCACTTTAA